One region of Tamandua tetradactyla isolate mTamTet1 chromosome 6, mTamTet1.pri, whole genome shotgun sequence genomic DNA includes:
- the SMIM36 gene encoding small integral membrane protein 36 produces MALYLEFDPVTLNLIILVASYAILLLVFLISCILYDCRGKDPSKEYAPEATLDAQPSIHLVVMQQSAPGAHWARRPGLHCGDPALPGKKSTVV; encoded by the coding sequence ATGGCATTATATTTGGAGTTCGACCCTGTCACCTTGAACTTGATCATCCTGGTTGCAAGCTATGCCATCTTGCTCCTGGTTTTCCTCATCTCCTGTATACTGTATGACTGCCGGGGCAAGGACCCCAGTAAGGAGTACGCTCCCGAGGCCACGCTCGATGCCCAGCCCTCCATCCACTTGGTGGTGATGCAGCAAAGTGCTCCTGGGGCCCACTGGGCAAGGAGACCTGGCCTTCATTGTGGGGATCCTGCTCTTCCAGGGAAGAAAAGCACCGTGGTGTAA